A region of Nerophis ophidion isolate RoL-2023_Sa linkage group LG28, RoL_Noph_v1.0, whole genome shotgun sequence DNA encodes the following proteins:
- the LOC133545093 gene encoding zinc finger and SCAN domain-containing protein 2-like: MCKVQMLRALVNQRLTAAVEEIFVVLERTIAEYEEELSRTKEENQRQRHLLDAVFNKHPVGFHGADVSGGHLPFEQQEWSARVEQKEPRPSHFKVEEEERNISQEGEHPEGLDAFPVIDVLVKSEDDEVKGERELEPPSSSSTQHMTAQAYGNHHGGSQAGNLLAPLSDSEDTMSPSPDTNEEDPKADKTGYIDKKCAWCGKMFYDSSTLKRHVRIHTGETPFSCSVCGKGFRRNECLQIHMRRHTGEKPFCCSICNKSFCARTPLVIHMRTHTGEKVFSCCVCDERFSYKYQISKHKCAGFNSSQ; this comes from the exons ATGTGTAAAGTACAAATGCTGAGAGCGCTGGTGAATCAGCGACTAACGGcggccgttgaagaaatatttgtggtGTTGGAAAGAACGATAGCGgaatacgaggaggaactttctagaacaaaagaggagaacCAGCGACAACGTCatctactggacgctgttttcaacaAACATCCAGTCGGGTTCCACGGAGCAG ATGTCAGTGGAGGACATCTTCCCTTTGAGCAGCAAGAATGGAGCGCCAGGGTGGAACAGAAGGAGCCGCGGCCCTCCCACTTTAAAGTGGAAGAGGAGGAACGCAACATCAGTCAGGAGGGCGAGCATCCTGAAGGACTGGATGCGTTCCCAGTGATCGATGTCCTCGTGAAGAGTGAAGACGACGAGGTCAAAGGCGAGCGAGAGctggagcctccaagcagcagctcgaCTCAACACATGACAGCACAGGCATATGGAAACCACCATGGAGGATCTCAAGCAGGCAACCTCTTGGCGCCGctgtcagatagtgaggacacaatgTCACCCTCCCCGGACACCAACGAGGAAGACCCGAAAGCTGACAAGACAGGTTACATTGACAAAAAATGCGCTTGGTGTGGCAAAATGTTTTACGACAGCAGCACTCTGAAAAGACACGTTAGAATACACACCGGAGAAACACCTTTCTCCTGCTCCGTTTGCGGCAAAGGCTTTCGACGGAACGAATGTTTGCAAATACACATGAGGCGAcataccggagaaaaacctttctgctgttcaatctgcaacaaaagcttttgcGCCCGAACGCCGCTCgtaatacacatgagaacacacaccggcgAGAAAGTCTTCAGTTGCTGTGTGTGTGACGAAAGATTCTCCTACAAGTACCAGATTAGCAAACACAAGTGTGCCGGTTTCAACAGCAGCCAgtaa
- the LOC133545534 gene encoding zinc finger protein 37-like — MNRRQEKPPPQLQRGSFTSKQEDPQPPHIKEEEEEVWIAQEGECLLGQEEADLTKFPLTVVSVKTGDHKDKTPESSQLHQSPNVQQLIGRQEKLGPQPQSGSATLKQEDPHSPHIKEEEEELWITQEGESPLGQEEAYLTKFPLTVVSVKTEDHEDKPPESSENRGAESPSSSLTQHMTTEANGDHCGGPQTVKLLAPLSDSEDITSHSSQDEDRANFQEPLSSDTDWEGDMWTHTDDGQPKYSQKRTRKKHLACSVCPKKFPSKSELTRHMRTHTGEKPFICSVCGKRFSQKGTIKLHMRTHTREDNMRTHTDDEPSESSQKTTGKKHLTCSVCAKSCSFKSDLTRHMRTHTGAKPYSCSVCGKRFSQKGTIALHMRTHTGERPFVCSVCGKRFSNSSNMASHMRTHTCDKPFRCSVCDKSYSYKRDFARHMKIHTGEKTFSCSVCGDKFAHNFTLVRHMKKHTGEKPFSCSICGKRFSEKAHMRLHLKTHTGEKLYGKKHLTTHS, encoded by the exons ATGAACAGACGTCAGGAAAAACCTCCCCCTCAGTTGCAGAGGGGGAGTTTCACTTCgaagcaggaggatccacagcccccccacattaaagaggaagaggaggaagtgtggatcgctcaggagggagagtgtcttctagggcaggaggaggctgatctcaccaagttcccactgactgttgtctctgtgaagactggaGACCATAAGGACAAaacacctgagtcctcacagcttcatcagagtccaa aTGTCCAGCAGCTGATTGGTCGTCAAGAAAAACTGGGTCCTCAGCCACAGAGTGGAAGCgccactttgaagcaggaggatccacattccccccacattaaagaggaagaggaggaactgtggatcactcaggagggagagagtcctctagggcaggaggaggcttatctcaccaagtttccactgactgttgtctctgtgaagactgaagaccatgaagacaaaccacctgagtcctcagaAAACAGAGGGGCGGAGTCTCCAAGCAGCAGtttaacacaacacatgacaacagaagctaatggagaccactgtggaggtccACAAACAgtcaagctcttagctccactttCAGATAGTGAGGACATAACGTCGCACTCCTCTCAGGATGAAGACAGGGCCAACTTCCAAGAgcctttgagcagcgatacagactgggAAGGAGACATGTGGACTCACACTGACGACGGACAACCTAAATACTCTCAAAAGAGGACTCGTAAAAAACATTTGGCCTGCTCAGTTTGTCCGAAAAAGTTCCCCTCTAAAAGTGAATTGActcgacacatgagaacgcacacgggagaaaaaccttttatttgtTCAGTTTGCGGTAAAAGGTTCTCTCAGAAGGGAACAATTaaattacacatgagaacacacacaagaGAGGATaatatgaggactcacactgatgaCGAACCTTCCGAAAGCTCTCAAAAGACGACCGGTAAAAAACATTTGACCTGCTCAGTTTGTGCTAAAAGCTGTTCTTTTAAGAGTGACTTGActcgacacatgagaacgcacacaggagcAAAACCTTATAGTTGCTCAGTTTGCGGTAAAAGATTCTCTCAGAAAGGTACGATAGcattacacatgagaacacacacaggagaaagacCCTTTGTTTGTTCAGTATGCGGCAAAAGATTCTCCAACAGCTCAAACATGgcatcacacatgagaacacacacgtgCGATAAACCGTTCCGATGCTCGGTTTGCGATAAAAGCTATTCTTATAAAAGGGACTTTGCTcgacacatgaaaatacacacggGAGAAAAAACGTTTAGTTGCTCAGTTTGTGGCGATAAATTTGCTCACAATTTCACCTTAGTTAGACACATGAAAAAGcatactggagaaaaaccttttagttgttcaatttgtggtaaaaGATTCTCTGAGAAGGCACACATGCGATTGCACTTAAAAACGCACACTGGCGAAAAATTAtatggaaagaaacatttgacaacacACAGTTGA